A genomic region of Lycorma delicatula isolate Av1 chromosome 4, ASM4794821v1, whole genome shotgun sequence contains the following coding sequences:
- the LOC142322717 gene encoding uncharacterized protein LOC142322717, protein MHRVLGEIGFYITQLLSGHGEFEAYLQRIGRRASPLCRCCDLEDSVEHTIYQCQRWDVVKQDVGLSWLSPEETVPYMLIGRAEWDKVLQLATSILKTKAREAREWDGA, encoded by the coding sequence ATGCACAGAGTACTGGGTGAGATAGGTTTCTATATCACGcagctcctttctggacatggcgaGTTTGAAGCCTACCTGCAACGAATTGGCAGGAGAGCGTCTCCACTATGCAGGTGCTGCGATCTTGAAGATTccgttgagcacaccatctaccaatgccagcggTGGGATGTGGTCAAACAAGATGTTGGCttaagctggctttctccggaagaaacagtcCCATACATGTTGATAGGAAGAGCGGAATGGGACAAAGTACTACAGCTAGCaacaagtatcctgaaaactaaagcgagagaagcaAGAGAATGGGATGGAGCCTGA